One Polaribacter sp. SA4-12 genomic window carries:
- a CDS encoding TerC family protein → MLGILFTLFMLILLQAVLGFDNLLYISLESKKAPEADQKKVRKTGILIAIVLRIVLLLVLVSIIEFFQEPFSFLSGGITDIVHFAFNGHSIIVLLGGGFIIYTAIKEIWHMISTKGLDVSEMSKDRNTKSSNAVITSIVIMNLVFSFDSILAAIGLTSEIESSTTAFIVMAIAIVISGLLMLIMADKISTFLSKNRMYEVLGLFILFIVGIMLVTEGGHLAHIKIFGEEIVPMSKTTFYFVLAVLVIVDVVQGRYQKKLLIEQGK, encoded by the coding sequence ATGTTAGGAATTCTTTTCACATTATTTATGTTAATCTTATTACAAGCCGTATTAGGATTTGATAACTTACTTTATATTTCTTTAGAATCTAAAAAAGCACCAGAAGCTGATCAGAAAAAAGTTAGAAAAACAGGAATCTTAATAGCAATTGTATTAAGAATTGTTTTGTTATTAGTACTTGTTTCTATAATAGAATTCTTTCAAGAACCTTTTTCTTTTCTATCCGGAGGCATAACAGACATTGTTCATTTTGCTTTTAACGGACATAGTATCATTGTTTTATTAGGTGGTGGCTTTATAATTTACACAGCTATAAAAGAAATTTGGCACATGATTTCTACAAAAGGACTTGATGTTTCTGAAATGTCTAAAGATCGAAATACCAAATCTTCAAATGCAGTTATTACTAGTATTGTTATAATGAATTTAGTTTTTTCTTTTGATTCAATTTTAGCTGCAATTGGTCTTACGAGCGAGATAGAGAGTTCTACAACTGCTTTTATAGTAATGGCAATTGCTATTGTAATTAGTGGTTTATTAATGCTTATTATGGCTGATAAAATATCTACTTTCTTATCAAAAAATAGAATGTACGAAGTATTAGGTTTATTTATTCTTTTTATTGTTGGAATAATGTTAGTTACTGAAGGTGGACATTTAGCACACATTAAAATTTTCGGCGAAGAAATTGTACCAATGAGTAAAACTACTTTCTATTTTGTATTAGCTGTTTTAGTTATTGTTGATGTTGTACAAGGAAGATATCAAAAGAAATTATTAATAGAACAAGGTAAATAA
- the fabV gene encoding enoyl-ACP reductase FabV: MIIEPRTRGFICLTSHPTGCEQNVINQIEHVKSKGKIDGAKKVLVIGSSTGFGLASRITSAFGSDAATIGVFFDKPATEGRPGSPGFYNTAAFEKHANAAGLYAKSINGDAFSNEIKEQVVNLIKEDLGQIDLVIYSLASPVRTDPTTGKRYKSVLKPVGGEFSNKTVDFHTGTVSDISIKPAEGEDVENTIKVMGGEDWKMWMDALQSENLLAEGATTVAYSYIGPEVTKPVYRNGTIGAAKDHLEATAFTITDDLKSLGGKAYVSVNKALVTQASSAIPVIPLYISLLYKVMKAKGIHEGCIEQIQRLYSERLFGGDLALDEKGRIRVDDWEMREDVQAEVNALWETATTENLSEIGDLEGYSNDFYNLFGFKVEGVDYDADVNEVVNVPSIQ; encoded by the coding sequence ATGATTATAGAACCAAGAACAAGAGGATTTATCTGTTTAACATCGCATCCAACAGGTTGTGAGCAAAACGTGATAAATCAAATAGAACATGTAAAATCAAAAGGAAAAATTGATGGAGCAAAAAAAGTATTAGTAATCGGGTCATCTACAGGTTTTGGATTGGCATCAAGAATTACAAGTGCTTTTGGTTCGGATGCTGCTACAATTGGAGTTTTCTTTGATAAACCAGCAACAGAAGGAAGACCAGGTTCACCAGGTTTTTACAATACTGCAGCTTTTGAAAAACATGCAAATGCAGCAGGTTTGTACGCAAAAAGTATAAACGGAGATGCATTTTCTAATGAAATAAAAGAACAAGTTGTAAACTTAATTAAAGAAGACTTGGGTCAGATTGATTTGGTAATTTACAGTTTAGCCTCGCCAGTAAGAACAGATCCTACAACAGGAAAAAGATATAAATCTGTTTTAAAACCAGTTGGTGGAGAATTTTCTAACAAAACTGTAGATTTTCATACAGGTACAGTTTCAGATATTTCTATAAAACCTGCAGAAGGAGAAGATGTAGAAAATACGATTAAAGTAATGGGTGGTGAAGATTGGAAAATGTGGATGGACGCATTACAATCTGAAAACTTATTAGCCGAAGGAGCTACAACAGTTGCGTATTCTTACATTGGCCCAGAAGTTACAAAGCCAGTTTATAGAAACGGAACAATTGGTGCTGCGAAAGATCATTTAGAAGCAACAGCTTTTACAATTACTGACGATTTAAAATCATTAGGAGGAAAAGCATATGTTTCTGTAAATAAAGCATTAGTTACACAAGCAAGTTCTGCAATTCCTGTAATTCCTTTATATATTTCTTTATTGTATAAAGTGATGAAAGCAAAAGGGATTCATGAAGGTTGTATAGAACAAATTCAACGTTTGTATAGCGAACGTTTATTTGGAGGAGATTTAGCTTTAGATGAAAAAGGAAGAATTAGAGTTGACGATTGGGAAATGAGAGAAGATGTACAAGCTGAGGTTAATGCACTTTGGGAAACAGCAACAACAGAAAACTTATCAGAAATTGGAGATTTAGAAGGATATAGCAACGATTTTTATAACCTTTTTGGTTTTAAAGTTGAAGGTGTAGATTATGATGCTGATGTAAATGAGGTTGTGAACGTACCAAGTATTCAATAA
- a CDS encoding glyoxalase: MNKKERPIIADLVNEGTTEMERFQNNTLRPIIKMQHTLLIAFLKNHLLKRKVDFSVIPDKKKRSNISSFFKTDNNFKNIVLGFIVGHFSMDEFAFYSENSSEINRRILQITSQRIKDSIAEIS, translated from the coding sequence ATGAATAAAAAAGAAAGACCAATTATAGCAGATTTAGTAAACGAAGGAACTACAGAAATGGAAAGGTTTCAAAACAATACATTAAGGCCTATTATAAAAATGCAACATACTTTGTTAATTGCATTTTTAAAAAACCATCTTCTAAAAAGGAAAGTAGATTTTTCTGTTATACCAGATAAGAAAAAGAGAAGTAATATTTCTTCTTTTTTTAAAACAGATAATAACTTTAAAAATATTGTGTTAGGTTTTATTGTTGGTCATTTTTCTATGGATGAATTTGCATTCTATTCAGAAAATTCATCAGAAATAAATAGAAGGATTCTACAAATTACTTCTCAAAGAATTAAAGATAGTATTGCTGAGATATCATAA
- the gldG gene encoding gliding motility-associated ABC transporter substrate-binding protein GldG, whose protein sequence is MNKKIKNIAILIIGLIILNIINQSFYTRLDLTSDNRYTLSETTKNIISNVDNFLFITVYLEGDFPSEFKRLQAETRQYLEELAAENSNIKINFEAPDNQREDLIKRGMLPSQLTVEEDGKLSEAIIFPWAEVSYGNNFTIVSLLPTAIVASQDEQLQKAIENLEYSFSNAIHSITQKERKSIAVITGNGELQDIYQYSFLSEVAKKYSLAKFTLDSVATNPQQTLQDLTSLDLAIIAKPTQKFTAKEKFTLDQYIANGGKTLWMLDNVQADQDSLFSGGKMLAYPRDLNLTDLLFSYGIRINTTLIKDLYAAQIPVATGKVGNQTQFKNLEWFYHPLVGGNPNHVITKNVSPVRLQFANQIDTLTNNIKKTPLLVSSLLTQKVGTPTIIGLQSIADEVIENDYKGGNQLFAVLLEGDFNSAYKNRVKPFETPLFKENATNNKMVVISDGDIGKNQILKKEPFDLNRDKWTNQQFGNKDFLINTIDYLLDDTGLIQLRNKTLQIRTLDKQKAFKERTFWQFLNIVLPLLILFAFGFIFKYLRKRRYS, encoded by the coding sequence ATGAATAAAAAAATAAAAAATATAGCAATTCTAATTATTGGTTTGATTATTCTAAATATCATCAACCAATCTTTTTACACACGTTTAGATTTAACTTCGGATAATCGTTACACGCTTTCTGAAACCACAAAAAACATTATTTCTAATGTTGATAATTTTCTTTTTATAACGGTTTATTTAGAAGGCGATTTTCCTTCAGAATTTAAAAGACTACAAGCAGAAACACGTCAGTATTTAGAAGAATTAGCAGCAGAAAATTCAAACATAAAAATCAATTTTGAAGCGCCAGATAATCAACGAGAAGATTTGATTAAAAGAGGAATGCTACCAAGTCAATTAACTGTTGAAGAAGATGGTAAATTGTCTGAAGCTATCATTTTTCCTTGGGCAGAAGTTTCTTATGGTAATAATTTTACTATTGTTTCTTTATTACCTACTGCAATTGTTGCATCGCAAGATGAACAACTGCAAAAAGCAATTGAAAATTTAGAATATAGTTTTTCGAATGCGATTCATTCCATCACTCAAAAAGAACGAAAAAGTATTGCTGTTATTACTGGAAACGGAGAATTACAAGATATTTATCAATATAGTTTTTTAAGTGAAGTTGCAAAAAAATACAGTTTAGCCAAATTTACGTTAGATTCTGTAGCGACAAATCCACAGCAAACTTTACAAGATTTAACTTCTTTAGATTTAGCAATTATTGCGAAACCAACTCAAAAATTTACAGCAAAAGAAAAGTTTACATTAGACCAATATATTGCTAACGGAGGAAAAACTTTGTGGATGCTAGATAATGTGCAAGCAGACCAAGACAGTTTATTTTCTGGCGGAAAAATGTTAGCATATCCAAGAGATTTAAATTTAACAGATTTGTTATTTTCTTACGGAATAAGAATCAATACCACTTTAATTAAAGATTTATATGCTGCTCAAATTCCTGTTGCAACAGGTAAAGTTGGCAATCAAACGCAGTTTAAAAACTTAGAATGGTTTTATCATCCTTTGGTTGGTGGAAATCCTAATCATGTAATTACAAAAAACGTTTCTCCTGTAAGATTGCAGTTTGCAAATCAGATTGATACTTTAACAAATAATATTAAAAAAACACCTTTATTGGTCAGTTCTTTATTGACGCAAAAAGTAGGAACTCCTACTATTATTGGGTTACAATCTATTGCTGATGAAGTTATTGAAAATGATTATAAAGGCGGAAACCAATTGTTTGCTGTTTTGTTAGAAGGCGATTTTAATTCAGCTTATAAAAACAGGGTAAAACCTTTTGAAACTCCACTTTTTAAAGAAAACGCTACCAACAATAAAATGGTGGTAATTTCTGATGGTGATATTGGAAAAAATCAAATTTTAAAGAAAGAACCTTTTGATTTGAATAGAGACAAATGGACAAATCAACAATTTGGAAATAAAGACTTTCTAATAAATACGATTGATTATTTATTAGATGATACTGGCTTAATTCAGCTAAGAAACAAAACATTACAGATTAGAACTTTGGACAAACAAAAGGCTTTTAAAGAACGTACTTTTTGGCAGTTTTTAAATATTGTTTTACCGTTGCTGATTTTGTTTGCTTTTGGATTTATCTTTAAGTATTTGAGAAAAAGGAGATATAGTTAA
- a CDS encoding GNAT family N-acetyltransferase → MDFDFTPFPVLETERLTLRALNLNDAKSIFGLRTNKEVNEFIDRKTPRNLSEARAFIDRISKLTSANKGVFWVLESKSNHQLVGTIGLRNFEDEEDYAELGYEIDPSYQQKGFMSEAFDVVLEYGFNQMELKTIEAFTHKNNTASIALLEKQKFVFEPEIKDEGFENNISYRLKA, encoded by the coding sequence ATGGATTTCGATTTCACTCCTTTTCCTGTTCTAGAAACAGAAAGATTAACATTAAGAGCATTAAATTTAAACGATGCAAAATCAATTTTTGGTTTAAGAACCAACAAAGAAGTTAATGAATTTATTGACAGAAAAACACCAAGAAATCTTTCTGAAGCAAGAGCTTTTATCGATCGTATTTCTAAACTAACTTCAGCTAATAAAGGGGTTTTTTGGGTATTAGAATCTAAAAGCAATCATCAATTAGTTGGTACTATTGGTTTACGTAATTTTGAAGATGAAGAAGATTATGCAGAACTTGGGTATGAAATAGACCCTAGTTACCAGCAAAAAGGTTTTATGAGTGAAGCTTTTGACGTAGTTTTAGAATACGGATTTAATCAAATGGAATTAAAAACCATTGAAGCTTTTACACATAAAAATAATACTGCTTCTATTGCGTTATTAGAGAAACAAAAATTTGTTTTTGAACCTGAAATAAAAGATGAAGGTTTCGAAAACAATATCAGTTATAGATTAAAGGCTTAA
- a CDS encoding transposase-like zinc-binding domain-containing protein codes for MKINLCPNCNSDRYIKSGIIKNRQRYKCKDCSYFFTVNKLGKKIDDYYVNKALQLYLEGLTYREIERILGVSHVSVLNWVKKYNIKRPYNGNYHSTYKILNADELSNYFKNPKNLAGAGLVVTELGDKFMLIKWERFKE; via the coding sequence ATGAAAATAAATTTATGTCCAAACTGTAATTCTGATAGGTATATTAAAAGTGGAATTATCAAAAATAGACAACGTTATAAGTGTAAAGATTGCTCTTATTTTTTTACAGTTAATAAGTTAGGGAAAAAGATTGACGATTATTATGTCAATAAGGCGCTGCAACTATATTTAGAAGGATTAACTTATAGGGAGATTGAGCGTATTTTAGGTGTGTCTCATGTAAGTGTATTAAACTGGGTAAAGAAGTATAATATTAAGAGGCCTTATAATGGAAATTATCACTCTACGTATAAAATATTAAATGCTGATGAGCTGTCTAACTATTTTAAAAATCCTAAAAATTTAGCAGGAGCAGGTTTAGTGGTAACAGAGCTAGGTGATAAGTTTATGCTTATAAAATGGGAACGTTTTAAAGAGTAA
- the gldF gene encoding gliding motility-associated ABC transporter permease subunit GldF: MFAILKKEFNSFFASPIAYLVIGVFLLINGLFLWVFKDEFNILNAGFADLNSFFFLAPWVFLFLIPAITMKSFADEFSSGTIELLKTKPISDWQIVLGKFWASLLLVVVALIPTLTYVYTVYQLGNPVGNIDFGSTIGSYIGLLFLASTYTAIGLFTSTLSKNQIVAFILGVFITFFLYYGFDAISTSLGNELTIKKMGINEHFRSISRGVIDTRDIIYFLSVTVFFLFITKMRLDNE; encoded by the coding sequence ATGTTTGCAATTTTAAAAAAAGAATTCAATTCATTTTTTGCAAGTCCGATAGCTTATTTAGTTATTGGAGTTTTCTTGTTAATTAACGGTTTGTTTTTATGGGTATTTAAAGACGAGTTTAATATTTTAAATGCTGGTTTTGCAGATTTAAATTCATTTTTCTTTTTAGCTCCTTGGGTATTTTTATTTTTGATACCTGCCATTACCATGAAAAGTTTTGCTGATGAATTTAGCAGCGGAACTATAGAACTCTTAAAAACAAAACCAATTTCTGATTGGCAAATTGTATTAGGTAAATTCTGGGCATCACTCCTATTAGTTGTCGTTGCTTTAATACCAACTTTGACTTATGTGTACACTGTTTATCAATTAGGAAACCCTGTTGGAAACATCGATTTTGGAAGTACAATTGGATCCTATATTGGTTTACTATTTTTAGCTTCTACCTATACAGCAATTGGGTTATTTACCTCAACACTTTCTAAAAATCAGATTGTGGCTTTTATATTAGGCGTTTTTATCACCTTCTTTTTGTATTATGGATTTGATGCCATTTCTACTTCTCTTGGAAATGAATTAACCATCAAAAAAATGGGAATTAACGAACATTTTAGAAGTATTTCTAGAGGCGTAATTGATACCAGAGATATTATTTACTTTTTAAGTGTAACTGTATTCTTTTTATTCATCACTAAAATGCGTTTAGACAATGAATAA
- a CDS encoding DUF4212 domain-containing protein, with translation MSHKTQMKKYWRENLKYLAILLSIWFLVSFVFGILLVEQLNTIKLGGFKLGFWFAQQGSLYVFVVLIFVYMKLMNKLDKKYGVDE, from the coding sequence ATGTCGCATAAAACACAAATGAAAAAGTATTGGAGAGAAAATTTAAAATATTTAGCGATTCTGCTGTCTATTTGGTTTTTAGTTTCTTTTGTTTTTGGAATTCTATTAGTAGAACAATTAAACACCATAAAATTAGGAGGGTTTAAATTAGGCTTCTGGTTTGCTCAACAAGGTTCTTTGTATGTATTTGTAGTGCTCATATTTGTTTATATGAAGCTAATGAATAAGCTAGATAAGAAATACGGAGTAGACGAATAA
- a CDS encoding PhoH family protein, translating to MNERIIELTEISPKDFFGAQNSTIEQIKKYFPKIKIVARGSKLKVYGDPEILDEFETRLERLIKYYNKYNNLDENSIEQILTSNGNDEKTAATINAKEVLVHGVSGRLIKPQTANQRKMVTLMGKNDMLFAVGPAGTGKTYTAVALAVKALKEKEVRKIILTRPAVESGENLGFLPGDLKEKLDPYMQPLYDALRDMIPHEKLESFIEKGVIQIAPLAFMRGRTLDNAFVILDEAQNTTHNQMKMFLTRMGKSAKFIITGDPGQIDLPRKQISGLKESLLALKDISGIAQVYLDDKDVVRHKLVRKIITAYKSIETE from the coding sequence TTGAACGAACGCATTATAGAGCTTACAGAAATTAGCCCAAAAGACTTTTTTGGAGCACAAAACAGTACTATTGAGCAAATAAAAAAATATTTTCCGAAAATTAAGATCGTTGCTCGTGGATCTAAATTGAAAGTTTATGGAGATCCAGAAATTTTAGATGAATTTGAAACTCGTTTAGAACGCTTAATAAAGTATTATAATAAGTACAATAACTTAGATGAAAATAGCATAGAACAAATTTTAACTTCTAACGGAAATGATGAAAAGACTGCTGCAACGATAAACGCAAAAGAAGTTTTAGTTCATGGAGTAAGTGGAAGGTTGATAAAACCACAAACTGCTAACCAACGTAAAATGGTTACTTTAATGGGGAAGAATGATATGTTGTTTGCAGTTGGTCCTGCAGGAACAGGGAAAACCTATACAGCTGTTGCTTTGGCAGTAAAAGCATTGAAAGAAAAAGAGGTTCGAAAAATTATTTTAACAAGACCAGCTGTAGAATCTGGAGAAAACTTAGGGTTTTTACCTGGAGATTTAAAAGAAAAATTAGATCCTTATATGCAACCTTTATATGACGCTTTGCGTGATATGATTCCGCATGAAAAATTAGAGTCTTTTATTGAAAAAGGAGTTATTCAAATTGCACCTTTGGCATTTATGCGTGGTAGAACTTTAGACAATGCATTTGTAATATTAGATGAAGCACAGAACACAACCCATAATCAAATGAAGATGTTTTTAACAAGAATGGGAAAAAGTGCCAAATTTATAATTACTGGAGATCCTGGTCAGATTGATTTACCTAGAAAACAAATTTCAGGACTTAAAGAATCTTTATTAGCTTTAAAAGATATTAGTGGAATTGCACAAGTGTATTTAGATGATAAAGATGTTGTAAGACACAAATTAGTTCGTAAAATTATTACAGCGTATAAAAGTATTGAAACAGAATAA
- a CDS encoding putative quinol monooxygenase: MFIRIVKMSFHEKHIQDFLSMFEEKKTFIRASKGCNLLELYQDKTNPEIFFTYSYWEKEQDLENYRNSDLFKDVWAKTKIFFNDKPLAWSVDKKVSLQ; this comes from the coding sequence ATGTTTATTCGAATTGTAAAAATGAGTTTTCACGAAAAACACATTCAAGATTTTTTATCAATGTTTGAAGAAAAAAAAACATTTATTAGAGCATCTAAAGGATGTAATTTATTAGAATTATATCAAGACAAAACAAACCCAGAAATATTTTTTACCTATTCTTATTGGGAAAAAGAACAAGATTTAGAAAACTATAGAAACTCAGACCTTTTTAAAGATGTTTGGGCAAAAACAAAAATATTCTTCAACGATAAACCTCTTGCATGGAGCGTTGATAAAAAAGTAAGTTTACAATAA
- a CDS encoding phosphoribosylaminoimidazolesuccinocarboxamide synthase: MNTINDTNLQFPNQKSVYIGKVREVYNINDDILVMIATDRLSAFDVVLPRQIPFKGQILNQIATKMMNDTADIVPNWLVANPDENVAVGHLCEPFKVEMVIRGYLSGHAAREYKLGKRILCGVEMAEGLKENDKFPSPIITPSTKADNGDHDEDISREAILAQGIVSEEDYIVLENYTNALFKRGTEIAAKRGLILVDTKYEFGKTKEGKIVLIDEIHTPDSSRYFYAEGYQERQDKGETQKQLSKEFVRQWLIENNFQGKDGQQIPEMNDEKVLEISNRYIELYEQITGETFVKASTENVLNRIEKNVNSFLAN; this comes from the coding sequence ATGAATACAATTAACGACACGAACTTACAGTTTCCTAACCAGAAGTCTGTTTATATAGGTAAAGTAAGAGAAGTTTACAATATTAATGATGACATTTTGGTCATGATTGCAACAGATAGATTGTCTGCTTTCGACGTTGTTTTACCACGTCAAATTCCTTTTAAAGGTCAGATTTTGAATCAAATTGCAACAAAAATGATGAATGATACAGCAGATATTGTTCCTAATTGGTTAGTTGCTAATCCTGATGAGAATGTTGCAGTGGGTCATTTATGTGAACCATTTAAAGTAGAAATGGTAATTCGTGGTTACTTATCTGGTCATGCGGCAAGAGAATATAAATTAGGAAAAAGAATTTTGTGTGGCGTTGAAATGGCTGAAGGATTAAAAGAGAATGATAAATTTCCTTCTCCTATAATTACACCATCAACAAAAGCAGATAATGGAGATCATGATGAAGATATTTCTCGTGAAGCGATTCTTGCTCAAGGAATTGTTTCTGAAGAAGATTACATCGTTTTAGAAAATTATACAAACGCTTTATTTAAAAGAGGAACTGAGATTGCAGCAAAAAGAGGATTGATTTTAGTAGATACTAAATATGAATTCGGAAAAACGAAAGAGGGTAAGATTGTGTTGATTGATGAAATTCACACACCAGATTCTTCTCGTTACTTTTATGCTGAAGGATATCAAGAAAGACAAGATAAAGGAGAAACTCAAAAACAATTATCGAAAGAGTTTGTACGTCAGTGGTTAATTGAAAATAATTTTCAAGGAAAAGACGGACAACAAATTCCAGAAATGAACGATGAAAAAGTTCTTGAAATTTCTAATAGATATATAGAATTATACGAACAAATTACTGGCGAAACTTTTGTAAAAGCTTCCACAGAAAATGTTTTAAACAGAATTGAAAAGAATGTAAATTCTTTTTTAGCAAACTAA
- a CDS encoding sulfite exporter TauE/SafE family protein, producing MTYDIIIESLFYNWHIVLLFFIVAILYSSVGFGGGSSYLAILALTGILFTQIRATALLCNIVVVSGNVFLFYQQKRIDWKKAIPLILFSIPLAYLGGYLKISQHFFFILLGFTLLFAAVTMWISKRIVSSDEKNINLNPIKNAGYGGVIGFISGMVGIGGGVFLAPFLHLTGWDTPKKIAATASVFILVNSIAGLIGQYSNPDFVIDWNLTSILLVTVFIGGQIGSRMSNNLFTPIQLKKATAILIAFVSLRILWKYLF from the coding sequence ATGACTTACGATATTATAATAGAATCTTTATTTTACAATTGGCATATTGTTCTTTTATTCTTCATTGTTGCTATTTTATACTCATCAGTTGGTTTTGGTGGAGGGTCTAGTTATTTAGCAATTTTAGCACTAACAGGAATCCTATTTACTCAAATTAGAGCAACGGCTTTACTCTGTAATATTGTTGTTGTCTCTGGAAACGTATTTTTATTTTATCAACAGAAAAGAATCGATTGGAAAAAAGCTATTCCTCTTATTTTATTTAGCATTCCTTTAGCTTACTTAGGTGGTTACCTAAAAATAAGTCAACATTTCTTTTTTATATTATTAGGTTTTACACTCTTATTTGCAGCAGTTACTATGTGGATTTCTAAACGAATTGTTTCTTCGGATGAAAAAAACATCAACTTAAATCCTATAAAAAATGCTGGTTATGGTGGAGTTATTGGGTTTATTTCTGGAATGGTTGGCATAGGTGGAGGCGTATTTTTAGCTCCTTTTCTACATCTTACAGGTTGGGATACTCCAAAAAAAATAGCTGCAACTGCAAGTGTTTTTATTTTGGTGAATTCTATTGCTGGGTTAATTGGTCAATATTCGAACCCTGATTTTGTAATTGATTGGAATTTGACTTCAATTTTACTAGTTACTGTTTTTATTGGAGGACAAATTGGAAGTAGAATGAGTAATAATCTATTTACTCCTATTCAACTAAAAAAAGCAACGGCTATTTTGATTGCCTTTGTAAGTCTTAGAATCTTATGGAAGTATTTATTCTAA
- a CDS encoding SAM hydrolase/SAM-dependent halogenase family protein — protein sequence MSLITLTTDFGTKDHFVGAVKGAIYSELSDAKIVDITHEISPFNITETAYILKNSYKSFPDKTIHIVGVDSELSKDNKHIAIELDNHFFVCPDNGIISMIASEIIPTKIVEINIHDRVESSFPVLDVFVQVACFIARGGNLTVIGKEIQTYKKMIEIQPKVSQAQNQIVGGVVYIDNYGNVISNISKKMFQEIGKGRRFKANARRYSFSKIFTKYNEVAGDSAHDSIQYDGDKLALFNSAGYLEIAIYRSNLDSVGGASTLLGLGYRDSITIDFINDSKPDYTPLT from the coding sequence ATGTCTTTAATCACTTTAACAACAGATTTTGGAACGAAAGACCACTTTGTTGGCGCTGTAAAAGGAGCTATTTACTCAGAGCTTTCTGATGCTAAAATTGTAGATATTACTCATGAAATATCTCCTTTTAACATTACAGAAACTGCTTATATCTTAAAAAACTCTTACAAAAGCTTTCCTGATAAAACCATTCACATTGTTGGTGTAGACTCAGAATTAAGCAAAGACAATAAACATATTGCAATAGAACTAGACAATCATTTCTTTGTTTGTCCTGATAATGGAATCATCTCAATGATTGCATCAGAAATTATACCTACCAAAATTGTTGAAATAAACATTCATGATAGAGTAGAAAGTAGTTTCCCTGTATTAGATGTATTTGTACAAGTTGCTTGTTTTATAGCTAGAGGTGGTAATTTAACAGTAATTGGTAAAGAAATTCAAACATATAAAAAGATGATTGAAATTCAGCCAAAAGTAAGTCAAGCCCAAAACCAAATTGTTGGCGGTGTCGTTTATATTGATAATTATGGAAATGTAATTAGTAATATCAGCAAAAAAATGTTTCAAGAAATTGGAAAAGGACGTCGTTTTAAAGCAAATGCAAGACGTTATTCTTTCTCTAAAATATTTACAAAATACAATGAAGTTGCTGGCGATAGTGCTCATGACAGCATACAATATGATGGAGATAAATTAGCGTTGTTTAATTCTGCTGGTTATTTAGAGATTGCTATTTATAGAAGTAATTTAGATTCAGTAGGTGGCGCATCTACCTTATTAGGTTTAGGATATAGAGATTCTATTACTATTGATTTCATCAACGATTCTAAACCAGATTACACTCCTTTAACTTAA